One Benincasa hispida cultivar B227 chromosome 5, ASM972705v1, whole genome shotgun sequence genomic window carries:
- the LOC120077463 gene encoding protein XRI1 — MDDTSTNKDSWNWEGDGYTIQKDTDIEISECLWDGVSENGDLSYVFDETTPVKACGDLAYHVTCGDDRNEKSEESRETQSQAKRRRMLQFTAQDLEASFCREDLSSRFLKSHSKDVSSPAALAEVSYGIPECSELSDNVLISCHENLDHSPDGWIAECLNDADMHCSPEDLNFVGTSDIQIDVSEFCDGAPEFKSNAVQHHPTRAPPNIIFKGRKSYIRTPTKLASSVAYPFAFIKPCGFHGDVTLKDINQRIRTPPPSKLKHQPEDPSQSYPTSAFSGKPVVGKTKIHTEGGKGSITIMRTRG; from the exons ATGGATGATACCTCCACGAACAA ggATTCTTGGAATTGGGAAGGAGACGGGTATACCATTCAGAAGGATACTGATATAG AGATATCAGAATGCCTGTGGGATGGGGTATCCGAAAATGGCGATCTTTCGTATGTGTTTGATGAAACAACTCCTGTTAAAGCTTGTGGGGACTTGGCATACCATGTTACGTGTGGTG ATGATAGGAACGAGAAATCAGAAGAATCCAGGGAAACTCAATCACAAGCGAAGAGACGGCGGATGTTGCAGTTTACTGCACAAGATTTGGAAGCTTCCTTCTGCCGTGAAGATTTGTCTTCTAGATTTCTAAAATCACAT AGTAAGGATGTTTCCAGTCCGGCTGCTCTCGCCGAAGTTTCATACGGGATTCCTGAGTGTTCTGAACTCTCAG ATAATGTGCTCATCTCTTGTCATGAGAATTTGGATCACTCACCTGACGGTTGGATTGCTGAATGCCTTAATGATGCTGATATGCATTGTAGCCCTGAGGATTT GAACTTTGTTGGAACTTCAGACATTCAAATTGATGTATCAG AGTTTTGTGATGGTGCACCTGAGTTCAAATCCAATGCAGTCCAACATCATCCTACTCGAGCTCCTCCGAACATAATCTTTAAAG GTCGGAAGTCATATATTAGAACTCCCACTAAATTGGCTTCTTCAGTTGCCTACCCATTTGCCTTTATCAAGCCCTGTGGATTCCATGGAGATGTTACCTTGAAGGACATAAACCAGCGGATCCGCACACCTCCACCATCAAAATTGAAGCATCAACCCGAAGATCCATCTCAATCTTACCCAACTTCAGCTTTCTCTGGAAAGCCTGTAGTAGGTAAAACCAAGATTCACACTGAAGGTGGAAAGGGAAGCATCACAATCATGAGGACCAGAGGTTGA
- the LOC120078795 gene encoding homeobox protein 9, giving the protein MSIVEDGRSLAGYTLDDVLANNRLGPPATARAAEIRGRTLLDIIRDEEPSAGKGLFGKDKRTWKSFRDKLRLKRAGSAWVSTVPIPTSDIPVHTKRSLIGRRTQVRFNTHSSRNSTDNQTRNPSEESSKSTRRQMSRQTSTMNSSSDSSGSHYDESSDYSSSPDAAPTRIMRPQMSRHNSVRVSNPMESYTEPTEPDRDNRIRYSNFSDHRMMSAREAVAAQEAADAASAAAAAAAAAVAAEEEKEQNENNENGNENENEESTTGSENEESSPTTEPVRMSLMDLLHETDREMGFERSSYGMGFEEDFFDDDEDDEYEEDEDDGTGGEFTCCVCMVKHKNPPLAACGHTFCRLCSKEMMVSRGNCPTCSNFISEILDAF; this is encoded by the coding sequence ATGTCGATAGTTGAGGACGGCCGTAGCCTGGCAGGCTATACACTCGACGACGTTTTGGCTAACAATAGGTTAGGGCCACCGGCCACTGCTAGGGCCGCCGAAATCCGTGGCCGAACCCTACTGGACATAATCCGCGACGAGGAGCCCAGCGCCGGCAAGGGGCTTTTCGGAAAGGACAAAAGGACTTGGAAGTCTTTTAGAGATAAACTCCGGCTGAAGCGCGCCGGCTCTGCTTGGGTCTCGACGGTTCCGATTCCGACCTCTGATATTCCTGTTCACACCAAACGCTCTCTAATCGGAAGGCGAACTCAAGTCCGTTTCAACACGCATTCATCCAGAAACTCCACCGATAATCAGACTCGTAATCCGTCCGAAGAATCTTCCAAATCCACTCGCCGTCAAATGTCTCGACAAACTTCAACAATGAACAGCTCAAGCGATTCATCAGGGTCCCATTACGATGAATCCTCCGATTACTCATCGTCTCCAGATGCAGCGCCAACTCGAATCATGAGACCGCAAATGTCACGCCATAACTCAGTCCGTGTCTCGAATCCAATGGAGAGTTACACCGAGCCAACAGAACCAGATCGGGATAACCGAATTCGATACTCCAATTTCTCAGACCACAGAATGATGTCCGCTAGAGAAGCCGTCGCAGCACAAGAAGCAGCAGATGCAGCTTCCGCTGCTGCCGCGGCCGCAGCTGCGGCGGTAGCCgcggaagaagaaaaagaacaaaacgAAAACAACGAGAAcggaaatgaaaatgaaaacgAAGAGTCAACAACCGGATCAGAGAATGAGGAGTCTTCGCCAACGACGGAGCCGGTGAGGATGTCGTTGATGGATCTGTTGCACGAGACGGACAGAGAAATGGGGTTCGAAAGATCGAGTTACGGAATGGGATTTGAAGAAGATTTCTTCGACGACGATGAAGATGATGAAtacgaagaagatgaagatgatggtACTGGTGGAGAATTTACCTGCTGCGTTTGTATGGTGAAGCATAAGAATCCGCCATTGGCGGCTTGCGGCCACACTTTTTGCCGGCTCTGTTCGAAGGAGATGATGGTCAGCCGCGGGAACTGCCCCACTTGCAGCAATTTCATCTCGGAAATCCTTGAtgctttttga